TAGCGAAGTTACTTCGGAAGAAGCGCAACTAATTACCGCTATTCAACAATTAGATCCAAACAATAATCCACCACAGACAATTCAAAACGCTGTACTCGGTTCAATTCAAAAACTCTACAAGCGTTGGGTGTTAAATCAAAATTAGCGATCGCAATAACTAATTTTCAATTAAAGATTTCAGATTTAGTAGTGAAGCTTTTCACCAATTAGGAATCTGAAATCTCTAATCTGAAATTATTATTACTTGCTAATTAATTAACTTTTGGGAGTACCCACACCAGGAGTTTCTTCTGGTTTTACTTCGGGAACAATGCTAGGACGTTCTTTATCTTCCCAACCTACAGGACGCTTTGAGTTATACCAAGCGATCGATCCGATCGACACGGCTGCAATAAACCCAACCACATAAACCAACGTAAAAGACAAAGGAAAATGAGGGGCATTAGCCGCAGTTTCCATAAGTAGACTCATCTTCTAACAACTCCTTAATTTTTCACCTTACTTAAAGTATAAAGAATTGAAACAATTAGTCATCTTCCAGAAGTTCGACACTAAAAGGTAGAGGGGAATGGGGGA
This genomic stretch from Phormidium ambiguum IAM M-71 harbors:
- the psb35 gene encoding photosystem II assembly protein Psb35 encodes the protein MSLLMETAANAPHFPLSFTLVYVVGFIAAVSIGSIAWYNSKRPVGWEDKERPSIVPEVKPEETPGVGTPKS